The Ciconia boyciana chromosome 17, ASM3463844v1, whole genome shotgun sequence genome contains a region encoding:
- the OVCA2 gene encoding esterase OVCA2, with protein sequence MSGGRPLRLLGLHGYRQSERRFRQRTGALRKALRGRAELVAVSAPHPVPGGGEDDDGDDPPRGWWFSGPGTFEAGEVAAAPAGLEESLSAVAAALAEHGPFDGLLGFSQGAALAAMVCALRARGDPRFPVAFAILVAGFASRAPAHSHFYQEPIALPTLHVVGDADTVIAAPLSRDLAQHFVEPVVLTHPGGHFVPAAAPQKKAYLDFLDRFHPGQGQAEPLRAGAV encoded by the coding sequence ATGTCGGGGGGACGGCCGCTGCGGCTGCTGGGACTGCACGGCTACCGGCAGAGCGAGCGCCGCTTCCGTCAGCGCACCGGCGCGCTGCGCAAGGCCCTGCGTGGCCGCGCAGAGCTGGTGGCGGTCAGCGCGCCGCACCCCGtgcccggcggcggcgaggATGACGACGGGGACGACCCTCCCCGCGGCTGGTGGTTCTCCGGGCCCGGCACCTTTGAGGCGGGGGAGGTGGCGGCAGCGCCGGCGGGGCTGGAGGAGTCGCTGTCGGCCGTGGCAGCGGCACTGGCGGAGCACGGGCCCTTTGACGGGCTGCTGGGCTTCAGCCAGGGTGCGGCACTGGCTGCCATGGTGTGCGCCCTGCGGGCCCGCGGCGACCCCCGCTTCCCTGTGGCGTTCGCCATCCTGGTGGCCGGCTTCGCCAGCCGTGCCCCAGCCCACAGCCACTTCTACCAGGAGCCCATCGCCCTGCCCACGCTGCACGTCGTGGGCGATGCTGACACCGTTATCGCTGCCCCCCTCAGCAGGGATCTGGCCCAGCATTTCGTGGAGCCTGTTGTCCTCACCCACCCCGGTGGGCACTTCGTCCCTGCGGCTGCGCCACAGAAGAAGGCCTACCTGGACTTCTTGGACCGCTTCCACCCCGGACAGGGACAGGCTGAGCCCCTGAGGGCTGGGGCCGTTTGA
- the HIC1 gene encoding hypermethylated in cancer 1 protein: MRVHRDLGWLAEATGRPGRRARSGMLDAMEVPSHSRQLLLQLNTQRTKGFLCDVIIVVQNALFRAHKNILAASSAYLKSLVVHDNLLNLDHEMVSPGIFRLILDFIYTGRLAECEPGGEQSLGAVLAAASYLQIPGLVALCKKKLKRSGKYCHLRGGYAPYKLGRGLRAATPVIQACYSGTPRPVDLPPVEPAAPLNTQCGELYASAAQGAPLHPHGLCPPERHCSPPCGLDLSKKSPTGPSAQLLPTDRLLPGEPREPSLPPRHDSPPVSAGLLASHAAAYKDSPPGGEPGGHPHAPDPFRSTPPCAEPPLPRADGRELMYRWMKHEPLGPYLDEGEAEKELEREEKAESPPAAPQPRYPSVESNDLEPDNSTSEETGSSEGPSPGDALDRYCNHLGYEPESLGDNLYVCIPCGKGFPSSEQLNAHVEAHNEEELYHKAVAEQAVPFLDKGGPGLGDILRPYRCSSCDKSYKDPATLRQHEKTHWLTRPYPCTICGKKFTQRGTMTRHMRSHLGLKPFACDACGMRFTRQYRLTEHMRIHSGEKPYECQVCGGKFAQQRNLISHMKMHAAGPDGKAKLDFPDSVYAMARLTADQLGLKQEKAAELLSHTSHFLSDPKAMESLYPLAKFTAEHLGLSQDKAAEVLAQAPHLHAEAARTIERYSPP, encoded by the exons ATGAGAGTTCACCGAGATCTCGGCTGGTTGGCGGAGGCCACCGGGCGCCCAG GGCGGCGGGCGAGGAGCGGGATGCTGGACGCCATGGAGGTGCCGAGCCACTCgcggcagctgctgctgcagctgaacacGCAGCGCACCAAGGGCTTCCTGTGCGACGTGATCATCGTGGTGCAGAACGCGCTCTTCCGCGCACACAAGAACATCCTGGCGGCCAGCAGCGCCTACCTCAAGTCGCTGGTGGTGCACGACAACCTGCTCAACCTGGACCACGAGATGGTGAGCCCCGGCATCTTCCGCCTCATCCTCGACTTCATCTACACCGGCCGCTTGGCCGAGTGTGAGCCGGGCGGCGAGCAGAGCTTGGGTGCCGTGCTGGCCGCCGCCAGCTACCTCCAGATCCCCGGCTTGGTGGCCCTTTGCAAGAAGAAGCTGAAACGCAGCGGCAAGTACTGCCACCTGCGCGGGGGCTACGCGCCCTACAAgctgggccgggggctgcgcgcCGCCACGCCGGTCATCCAGGCCTGCTACTCGGGGACGCCGCGGCCCGTGGACCTGCCGCCCGTGGAGCCGGCGGCGCCGCTCAACACGCAGTGCGGGGAGCTGTACGCCTCGGCCGCCCAGGGTGCCCCGCTGCACCCCCACGGGCTGTGCCCGCCCGAGCGCCACTGCTCGCCGCCCTGCGGCCTCGACCTCTCCAAGAAGAGCCCCACCGGCCCCTCcgcccagctcctgcccaccGACCGCCTGCTGCCCGGCGAGCCCCGTGAGCCCTCGCTGCCCCCACGGCACGACAGCCCCCCGGTCAGCGCCGGCCTCCTGGCCAGCCACGCCGCCGCCTACAAGGACTCCCCGCCGGGCGGCGAGCCGGGGGGCCACCCCCACGCCCCCGACCCCTTCCGCAGCACGCCGCCCTGCGCCGAGCCCCCGCTGCCCCGTGCCGACGGGCGCGAGCTGATGTACCGCTGGATGAAGCATGAGCCCCTGGGCCCCTACCTGGACGAGGGGGAGGCGGAGAAGGAGCTGGAGCGGGAGGAAAAGGCCGAGTCGCCGCCTGCGGCACCGCAGCCCCGCTACCCCAGTGTGGAGAGCAACGACCTGGAGCCCGATAACAGCACGAGCGAGGAGACAGGCAGCAGCGAGGGCCCCTCGCCCGGCGACGCGCTGGACCGCTACTGCAACCACCTGGGCTACGAGCCGGAGAGCCTGGGCGACAACCTATACGTCTGCATCCCCTGTGGCAAGGGCTTCCCCAGCTCCGAGCAGCTCAACGCCCACGTGGAGGCCCACAACGAAGAGGAGCTCTATCACAAGGCCGTGGCCGAGCAGGCCGTGCCCTTCCTGGACAAGGGTGGCCCGGGGCTGGGTGACATCCTGCGGCCCTACCGCTGCTCCTCCTGCGACAAGTCCTACAAGGACCCGGCCACGCTGCGGCAGCACGAGAAGACGCACTGGCTGACGCGCCCCTACCCCTGCACCATCTGCGGCAAGAAGTTCACGCAACGCGGCACCATGACCCGCCACATGCGCAGCCACCTCGGCCTCAAGCCCTTCGCCTGCGACGCCTGCGGGATGCGCTTCACCCGCCAGTACCGCCTGACCGAGCACATGCGCATCCACTCGGGCGAGAAGCCCTATGAGTGCCAGGTGTGCGGCGGAAAGTTTGCCCAGCAGCGCAACCTCATCAGCCACATGAAGATGCACGCGGCCGGCCCCGACGGCAAAGCCAAGCTGGACTTCCCCGACAGCGTCTACGCCATGGCCCGCCTCACCGCCGACCAGCTGGGGCTCAAGCAGGAGAAGGCGGCCGAGCTGCTCTCCCACACCTCGCACTTCCTCAGCGACCCCAAGGCCATGGAGAGCCTCTACCCGCTGGCCAAGTTCACGGCCGAGCACCTGGGGCTGAGCCAGGACAAGGCGGCCGAGGTGCTGGCGCAGGCTCCGCACCTCCACGCCGAGGCCGCCCGGACCATAGAGCGATACTCGCCCCCCTAG